In Pseudomonas sp. MYb327, one DNA window encodes the following:
- a CDS encoding TatD family hydrolase, translating into MELIDTHTHLDFPDFDDDRQALMAESRALGVRRMVVLGVYQGNWQRVWDLVQSDPDLHAAFGLHPVYLDDHRPEDLTELADWLSRWAGHRQLCAVGEIGLDYFIETLDRDRQQALFDAQLQLAANFNLPALIHVRRSHAAVIATLKRFKLKRAGIIHAFAGSREEAREYIKLGFKLGLGGAATWPQALRMHRVLAELPLESVVLETDAPDMAPAMFPGQRNSPAHLPAICAALAEIMAISPEQLAAASTANACQLFNW; encoded by the coding sequence GTGGAGTTGATCGACACCCACACTCACCTCGACTTTCCCGACTTTGACGACGATCGTCAGGCACTGATGGCCGAAAGCCGTGCCCTCGGGGTGCGGCGAATGGTGGTGTTGGGGGTTTATCAAGGCAACTGGCAGCGTGTCTGGGACCTGGTGCAAAGCGATCCCGACCTGCATGCAGCCTTCGGTTTGCACCCGGTGTACCTGGACGATCACCGCCCGGAAGATTTAACCGAACTCGCTGATTGGTTGAGCCGCTGGGCCGGTCACCGACAGTTGTGCGCGGTGGGCGAGATTGGTCTGGATTACTTTATCGAAACTCTCGATCGCGACCGCCAACAAGCGTTGTTCGACGCCCAACTGCAACTGGCGGCAAATTTCAACTTACCGGCGTTGATCCATGTACGGCGCAGTCATGCGGCGGTGATTGCCACGCTCAAACGCTTCAAGTTGAAACGTGCCGGCATCATCCACGCGTTCGCTGGCAGCAGGGAAGAAGCCCGCGAGTACATCAAGCTCGGATTCAAACTCGGCCTTGGCGGCGCGGCGACCTGGCCACAAGCGTTGCGCATGCACCGCGTCCTCGCCGAGCTGCCGCTGGAATCGGTAGTGCTGGAAACCGACGCACCGGACATGGCGCCCGCCATGTTCCCCGGCCAACGCAACAGCCCTGCCCACCTGCCGGCAATCTGCGCGGCACTGGCTGAAATCATGGCGATCAGCCCCGAGCAACTGGCCGCCGCCAGCACCGCCAATGCCTGTCAGCTGTTCAACTGGTAA